In a single window of the Pseudomonas oryzihabitans genome:
- the recQ gene encoding DNA helicase RecQ, with amino-acid sequence MSEPALRILKDVFGYDAFRGNQARIIERVASGGDALVLMPTGGGKSLCYQVPALMRPGVAVVVSPLIALMDDQVATLEELGVAATALNSTMTGEQQRSVAARLERGEIKLLYLAPERLVQPRMLDFLKRLPIALFAIDEAHCVSQWGHDFRPEYMQLGQLAEHFPGVPRLALTATADSRTREEMASRLHLEEAERFLSSFDRPNIFYRIVPKEAPRKQLLAFLAERRGDAGIVYCMSRKKVEEVAEQLSGQGFPALPYHAGLPSDVRAANQKRFLNEEGLIMVATIAFGMGIDKPNVRFVAHLDLPKSLEAYYQETGRAGRDGLPADAWMAYGLQDVLLLRQMMQSSEGDERHKRIERHKLEAMLALCEETRCRRQVLLAYFDEHLPQPCGHCDNCIDTVETWDATEPARQALSAIYRSGQRYGVGHLVDILLGRETEKITSLGHQRLAVFGLGKARGEDEWRTLFRQLVARGLAEVDVDGYGGLRLTESCRPLLRGEVRIELRRDPKPQRGRGTGTSGSASAASQLVRADERELWEVLRTLRRKLAEEHSVPPYVIFPDATLLEMLRSQPRSLDEMSRVSGVGARKLERYGQAFLDALTDGSAAPAPVADVRHEVLTLVRAGMTPEQAARQLSCSEKNIYALLAEAIAQQQIALEQALDLPEDLLAEIQDAFLEDEGELPPVAQIAARFEGRVASGALYCVRAALQAELAD; translated from the coding sequence ATGTCAGAACCCGCGCTGCGCATCCTTAAAGACGTCTTTGGCTACGACGCGTTCCGTGGCAACCAGGCCCGGATCATCGAGCGTGTGGCCAGCGGTGGCGATGCGCTGGTGCTGATGCCCACGGGCGGCGGTAAATCTCTGTGCTACCAGGTGCCCGCCCTGATGCGCCCCGGCGTGGCCGTAGTGGTTTCGCCGCTGATCGCGCTGATGGACGACCAAGTCGCCACCCTTGAAGAGCTTGGCGTGGCGGCCACCGCCCTCAACTCCACCATGACCGGCGAACAGCAGCGTTCCGTCGCCGCGCGGCTGGAGCGCGGCGAAATCAAGCTGCTCTATCTCGCACCGGAACGGCTGGTGCAGCCGCGCATGCTGGACTTCCTCAAGCGCTTGCCCATCGCCCTGTTCGCCATCGATGAAGCCCACTGCGTGTCCCAATGGGGTCATGACTTCCGCCCGGAATACATGCAGCTCGGTCAGTTGGCCGAGCACTTTCCCGGCGTGCCGCGCCTGGCGCTCACCGCTACGGCGGATTCCCGCACCCGCGAAGAGATGGCCAGCCGCCTGCACCTGGAGGAGGCCGAGCGCTTTCTCTCCAGCTTCGATCGTCCCAACATCTTCTATCGCATCGTGCCCAAGGAAGCGCCGCGCAAGCAGCTGCTGGCCTTTCTCGCCGAGCGCCGTGGCGATGCCGGCATCGTCTACTGCATGTCGCGCAAGAAGGTGGAGGAGGTGGCCGAACAGCTCAGTGGCCAGGGGTTTCCTGCCTTGCCCTATCACGCCGGCCTGCCCAGCGACGTCCGCGCCGCCAACCAGAAGCGTTTCCTCAATGAGGAAGGGCTGATCATGGTCGCCACCATCGCCTTCGGCATGGGCATCGACAAACCCAACGTGCGCTTCGTCGCCCACCTCGACCTGCCCAAGAGCCTCGAAGCCTACTACCAGGAAACCGGTCGCGCCGGTCGTGATGGCCTGCCGGCCGATGCCTGGATGGCCTATGGGCTGCAGGACGTGCTGCTGCTGCGGCAGATGATGCAAAGCTCTGAAGGCGACGAACGCCACAAGCGCATCGAACGGCACAAGCTCGAAGCCATGCTGGCGCTGTGCGAGGAAACCCGCTGCCGCCGCCAGGTGCTGCTGGCCTATTTCGACGAGCACCTGCCCCAGCCCTGCGGCCATTGCGACAACTGCATCGACACCGTCGAGACCTGGGACGCCACCGAACCGGCGCGCCAGGCGCTGTCGGCCATCTACCGTAGCGGTCAGCGCTATGGGGTAGGGCACCTGGTCGACATCCTGCTCGGTCGCGAGACCGAAAAGATCACCAGCCTCGGCCACCAGCGCCTGGCCGTGTTCGGCCTGGGCAAGGCCCGCGGCGAAGATGAGTGGCGCACCCTGTTCCGCCAGCTGGTCGCCCGCGGTCTGGCCGAGGTTGACGTCGATGGCTACGGTGGTCTGCGGCTGACCGAAAGCTGCCGACCCCTGCTGCGCGGCGAGGTGCGCATCGAATTGCGCCGAGATCCCAAGCCTCAACGGGGGCGAGGTACGGGTACCAGCGGGTCGGCCAGTGCCGCCAGCCAGCTGGTACGTGCCGATGAGCGCGAGCTGTGGGAAGTCCTGCGCACCCTGAGGCGCAAGCTGGCCGAAGAGCACTCGGTGCCCCCGTACGTGATCTTTCCCGATGCCACCCTGCTGGAGATGTTGCGCAGCCAGCCGCGCTCGCTGGACGAGATGAGCCGTGTCAGTGGCGTGGGCGCGCGCAAGCTGGAGCGCTATGGTCAGGCCTTCCTCGATGCCTTGACCGATGGCAGCGCCGCCCCGGCCCCGGTCGCCGACGTGCGCCATGAGGTCTTGACCCTGGTGCGTGCCGGCATGACGCCAGAACAGGCCGCGCGGCAGCTGAGTTGCTCGGAAAAGAATATCTATGCCCTGTTGGCCGAAGCCATCGCCCAGCAGCAGATCGCGCTGGAACAGGCCTTGGACTTGCCCGAGGACCTCTTGGCGGAGATTCAGGACGCCTTCCTCGAAGACGAGGGCGAATTGCCGCCGGTAGCCCAGATCGCCGCGCGCTTCGAGGGGCGGGTGGCGAGCGGTGCGCTGTACTGCGTGCGGGCTGCCCTGCAGGCGGAATTGGCCGACTAG
- a CDS encoding MarR family transcriptional regulator, translating to MTPTDPHLFGRQIFHVSRAWRAELDRRLSHLGLSQARWQVLLNLARMKGVQPTQRELAQSISIEGPTLARLLDGLEKQGLVKRLAVTEDRRAKRIMLTQEAGPLIEKIETIAEALRKELLSGLDDAEIAICQQVHQRVLANLERG from the coding sequence ATGACCCCTACCGATCCACATCTGTTCGGCCGCCAGATCTTTCATGTCTCTCGTGCCTGGCGCGCCGAGCTCGACCGTCGCCTGAGTCATCTGGGGCTCTCCCAGGCCCGTTGGCAGGTGTTGCTGAACCTCGCCCGGATGAAAGGCGTCCAGCCTACCCAGCGCGAGCTGGCGCAGAGCATCAGTATCGAGGGGCCGACCCTGGCCCGGCTGTTGGACGGTCTGGAGAAGCAGGGGCTGGTGAAGCGTCTGGCGGTCACCGAAGATCGCCGCGCCAAGCGCATCATGCTGACCCAGGAAGCCGGTCCGCTGATCGAGAAGATCGAGACCATCGCCGAGGCCCTGCGCAAGGAGCTGCTCAGCGGCTTGGATGACGCGGAGATCGCCATCTGTCAGCAGGTGCACCAGCGCGTCCTTGCCAATCTCGAACGCGGTTGA